The Methylomarinum vadi genome has a window encoding:
- a CDS encoding tyrosine-type recombinase/integrase has protein sequence MTTVQITKPLSSRTVEVMKPGDKIKADTGENIGLRVRCGATGVKTFFYRYTSPVTSKLVQVKIGSFPETSLAEARLKLQELKQIRRQGRCPRTEAKEQQKQEKEQERARVEPVEKLFTVKDMVELYLTQYIEDRKSPSGKIIAGARKPKGQSETRRTLYGDVIPKLGEMPANSVTRKAVVDMIMAIVQRGANVQAGNVLRELSAAYEFAIGLGYFSDEFANPAILAKASLRQAKVKLTHQRGKRVLSDAELATLLKWLPGSDYTATQKNVLRFTLWTGCRTGEVCNAAWKDIDLKKRTFHIRESKTEVERYVQLPRQAVEFLKTLRLTTGDYPFPSQKTRLPIQQKQLTEQAWRMRVNNKMVDLPAWTPHDLRRSVRTGLSRLQCTNEVAEAVLGHSRKGIEGTYDLHRYEAECRQWLQKWADHLDALIRD, from the coding sequence ATGACAACCGTACAGATTACCAAACCTCTATCTTCCAGGACAGTGGAAGTGATGAAACCGGGAGATAAAATTAAGGCCGATACGGGAGAGAACATCGGGTTGCGTGTGAGGTGTGGGGCCACTGGGGTGAAAACGTTTTTCTATCGCTATACCAGTCCAGTCACCTCAAAGCTCGTTCAGGTGAAAATCGGGAGCTTCCCGGAAACATCCCTGGCCGAAGCGAGGCTGAAACTTCAGGAACTAAAGCAAATCCGCCGCCAGGGGCGTTGCCCGAGAACCGAGGCAAAGGAGCAGCAAAAACAGGAAAAGGAACAGGAAAGGGCGAGGGTGGAGCCGGTTGAGAAGTTGTTTACCGTAAAGGACATGGTCGAACTCTATCTGACCCAATATATAGAAGACCGGAAATCCCCAAGCGGAAAGATCATTGCCGGTGCGCGGAAGCCGAAGGGTCAGTCAGAGACGCGCAGAACCCTCTATGGCGATGTGATTCCCAAGTTAGGGGAGATGCCAGCAAATTCTGTCACGCGGAAGGCCGTGGTGGATATGATCATGGCTATCGTGCAACGTGGGGCAAATGTTCAAGCAGGAAATGTACTGAGAGAGCTTTCCGCCGCCTACGAGTTTGCGATTGGTCTGGGCTATTTTTCAGACGAGTTTGCAAACCCGGCAATTCTCGCCAAAGCAAGCCTCAGACAGGCCAAGGTGAAGCTCACCCATCAACGAGGAAAAAGAGTCCTCTCTGATGCCGAGTTGGCGACATTGCTGAAATGGTTGCCTGGCTCCGATTACACCGCAACACAGAAGAATGTTCTTCGGTTTACCCTCTGGACAGGGTGTCGTACTGGGGAGGTCTGCAATGCGGCCTGGAAGGACATCGATTTGAAGAAACGGACATTCCACATAAGGGAGAGCAAGACGGAGGTCGAGCGCTATGTGCAATTGCCCCGCCAAGCGGTGGAGTTCTTGAAAACACTTCGCCTGACCACTGGAGACTACCCGTTCCCATCCCAGAAAACGCGGCTGCCTATCCAGCAAAAGCAGCTAACCGAGCAGGCCTGGCGAATGAGAGTAAACAACAAGATGGTAGATCTTCCTGCCTGGACACCTCATGATCTGCGCAGAAGCGTCAGGACCGGCTTGTCACGCCTGCAATGCACCAACGAAGTGGCCGAAGCGGTATTGGGGCATTCACGTAAGGGGATTGAAGGAACCTACGATTTGCACCGGTACGAGGCGGAGTGTAGGCAGTGGCTACAGAAATGGGCGGATCATCTGGACGCGCTTATTCGTGACTGA
- a CDS encoding STY4528 family pathogenicity island replication protein: MDEQTGVIRPETLALDKLIKATIARVEASRDGGAADTVLFLGNRHQSFPTAVIRDPVLEPVDKLVWMVIMLAVQETGANAAFPSYETISRLANVSSRSTIARAIAILRASRWLTLCGRMRKASGRFRGNVYALHDEPLPLADVIHLDGNYMAFLNKAVSHGHARVRTVAKGVLASIDEDVRGGRDVCALEHPIERRLQSAVSTGNEGLRRFFSFTRDAIQQIRQDSMGNMQARDHRDQNSNSVETRVQKSNAHKSNSGCSSSNNKKTTTTTSGEGASKFMHAGEHGEPLVYPRRLGENQRDIVNRYLSKLAPADRQPILDELEGRFQAEQKGMKPVYDEISFLFRLCERMKSGEFVPNLGIKVRDARHAREIQRQQVARQDTATEPKETEEQRQKRMALAKVRMDEMRKALGMPIDKGPSSKPNET; encoded by the coding sequence ATGGATGAGCAGACAGGCGTCATTCGTCCGGAAACACTCGCCCTAGACAAACTGATCAAGGCCACCATCGCTCGTGTGGAGGCATCACGCGATGGCGGTGCTGCCGACACGGTCCTTTTCCTCGGAAACCGGCACCAGTCTTTTCCCACTGCGGTAATCCGCGATCCGGTACTCGAGCCAGTCGACAAACTGGTGTGGATGGTCATCATGTTGGCGGTTCAGGAGACAGGGGCTAATGCCGCTTTTCCGAGTTATGAAACCATTTCCCGCCTGGCCAATGTTTCATCGCGTTCTACGATAGCCCGTGCGATTGCCATCCTGCGTGCCTCGCGCTGGTTGACCCTCTGTGGGCGTATGCGTAAAGCGAGCGGACGGTTTCGCGGTAACGTCTATGCACTGCATGATGAGCCCCTGCCACTGGCCGATGTGATTCACCTGGATGGCAACTACATGGCCTTTCTGAACAAGGCCGTGAGCCATGGTCATGCCCGGGTGCGTACCGTGGCCAAGGGCGTGTTGGCATCCATTGATGAGGATGTCAGGGGCGGGCGTGACGTATGCGCCCTGGAGCATCCAATTGAACGGCGGTTGCAGTCAGCGGTGAGCACAGGTAACGAAGGACTACGCCGGTTCTTCTCGTTTACCCGCGATGCTATCCAGCAGATTCGTCAAGATTCTATGGGCAACATGCAGGCGCGGGATCACCGTGACCAAAATTCGAACTCGGTTGAGACCCGAGTTCAAAAATCGAATGCACATAAATCGAACTCAGGTTGTAGTAGTAGTAATAATAAAAAAACAACAACTACTACTTCTGGTGAAGGTGCGTCGAAATTTATGCATGCCGGTGAGCATGGTGAGCCGCTGGTATATCCGCGGCGTCTGGGCGAAAACCAGCGAGACATCGTAAACCGCTATCTTTCCAAACTCGCCCCAGCGGATCGCCAGCCGATTCTTGATGAGCTGGAGGGACGGTTCCAGGCCGAGCAAAAGGGTATGAAACCGGTCTATGACGAGATCAGCTTCCTGTTCCGTCTCTGTGAACGGATGAAATCCGGCGAGTTTGTGCCCAATCTCGGCATCAAGGTACGGGATGCCCGGCACGCGCGGGAGATTCAGCGTCAACAGGTAGCACGCCAAGACACAGCCACGGAACCGAAGGAGACTGAGGAACAACGCCAGAAGCGCATGGCGCTGGCAAAAGTACGGATGGATGAAATGCGGAAGGCGTTGGGAATGCCAATAGATAAGGGGCCATCGTCCAAACCTAACGAGACATAA
- the mutS gene encoding DNA mismatch repair protein MutS codes for MSSLEKKEQHTPMMQQYLRIKSQHPDTLLFYRMGDFYELFFDDAKKAAQILDITLTSRGQSAGQPIPMAGIPYHAAEGYLARLLKNGISVAICEQIGDPAKSKGPVERKVVRIVTPGTVTDEALLEDRKDNLLVAISQLDKHFGIACLDLTSGKFVLQQVASEEQLVSEIERLNPAELLYSEETKLPARLNERRGLCQRPPWHFDLASATDLVLKQFNIHDLKGFGCEHLPAAISTAGCLLQYVKDTQQGALPHVQGIAIENDDDSIALDASSRKNLELDSHPSGDVRYTLFGVLDKTATAMGSRCLRRWINRPLRNQQILNGRYACIDTLLQQQRYEEIQNCLRQVGDIERISSRIALKSARPRDLVVLRTTLAALPELQQQLADSDNAHIEELRRQIGEFPELLTLLQQAIVDNPPVLIRDGGVLAEGYHQELDELRNLSQNADQFLLDMEAREREATGINNLKVNYNRVHGYYIEVSRLQADKVPEHYSRKQTLKSAERYITAELKAFEDKVLSAREKSLAFEKSLYDDLLDKIAQSLSALQQCATALAELDVLVNFAERADTLNLTRPSLTEKPGIDIEGGRHLVVEQVSDIPFIANDLSFSNQRRMLIITGPNMGGKSTYMRQSALIVLMMHIGCYVPAKSASCGPIDKIFTRIGASDDLAGGRSTFMVEMSETANILHNATANSLILMDEIGRGTSTFDGLSLAWACADYLAKQTKAFTLFATHYFELTTLADEQKNIHNIHLDAMEHGDKIIFLHAVKDGPANQSYGLQVASLAGVPKSVIANAKSKLQQLEDNAYLQQQAETGNNQLDLFSSKECHPLVCLVEEISPDNLSPRQALDLLYRMKEMVEK; via the coding sequence ATGAGCTCACTAGAAAAAAAAGAACAACATACACCAATGATGCAGCAATATCTGCGCATCAAGTCCCAACACCCCGATACGCTTCTGTTTTACCGCATGGGGGATTTTTACGAGCTGTTTTTCGACGACGCCAAGAAGGCCGCGCAGATTCTCGATATCACATTGACCAGCCGTGGCCAGTCTGCCGGCCAGCCGATCCCGATGGCCGGCATTCCCTATCATGCCGCCGAAGGCTACCTGGCCCGCTTGCTTAAAAACGGCATCTCGGTCGCGATCTGCGAACAAATTGGCGATCCGGCCAAGAGCAAGGGTCCGGTGGAACGCAAGGTGGTGCGCATCGTTACGCCGGGCACGGTCACCGACGAAGCCTTGCTGGAAGACCGCAAGGACAATCTGCTGGTGGCGATCAGCCAGTTAGACAAACATTTCGGCATCGCCTGCCTGGATTTGACCAGCGGTAAATTCGTGTTGCAACAAGTCGCTAGCGAGGAACAACTGGTCAGCGAAATCGAGCGCCTCAATCCCGCCGAATTGCTGTACAGCGAAGAGACTAAACTGCCGGCGCGCCTGAACGAACGTCGCGGTTTGTGCCAGAGACCGCCGTGGCATTTCGATCTAGCCAGCGCCACCGATCTGGTATTGAAGCAATTCAACATTCACGATTTAAAGGGCTTCGGCTGCGAGCATCTGCCTGCCGCCATCAGCACGGCCGGCTGCCTGCTGCAATATGTCAAGGATACCCAGCAAGGCGCCCTCCCTCATGTCCAAGGCATTGCCATCGAAAACGACGACGATAGCATCGCCCTGGACGCCTCCAGCCGCAAGAACCTGGAGCTTGACAGCCATCCCAGCGGCGACGTGCGCTACACGCTGTTCGGCGTGTTGGACAAGACCGCGACGGCGATGGGCAGTCGCTGTCTGCGCCGCTGGATCAACCGGCCGTTGCGCAACCAGCAAATACTGAACGGCCGCTACGCCTGCATCGACACGTTGTTGCAACAGCAACGCTATGAAGAAATTCAAAATTGCCTGCGTCAGGTCGGCGACATCGAACGCATCAGCTCGCGCATCGCATTGAAATCGGCACGACCTCGTGACCTCGTAGTGTTGCGCACTACCCTGGCGGCCTTGCCGGAACTACAACAACAATTGGCCGACAGCGACAATGCGCATATCGAGGAGCTGCGCCGCCAAATCGGCGAATTCCCCGAATTACTAACCTTGTTGCAACAGGCCATCGTCGACAATCCGCCGGTATTGATCCGCGACGGCGGCGTGCTGGCCGAGGGCTACCATCAGGAGCTCGACGAGCTGCGCAACCTGAGCCAGAACGCCGACCAATTCCTGTTGGACATGGAAGCCCGGGAACGGGAAGCGACCGGCATCAACAACCTGAAAGTCAATTACAACCGGGTGCACGGATATTACATCGAGGTTTCCCGCCTGCAGGCGGACAAGGTGCCGGAGCACTATTCCCGCAAGCAGACGCTGAAAAGCGCCGAGCGTTATATCACGGCGGAATTGAAGGCCTTCGAGGACAAGGTGCTAAGCGCCCGGGAAAAATCGTTGGCGTTCGAAAAGTCCTTGTACGACGATTTGCTTGACAAGATCGCCCAATCCCTGAGCGCGCTGCAACAATGCGCGACGGCGCTGGCCGAGCTCGACGTGCTGGTCAATTTCGCCGAACGGGCCGATACGTTGAACCTGACCAGACCGTCTTTGACGGAAAAACCCGGCATCGACATCGAAGGCGGCCGCCATCTGGTGGTCGAACAAGTTTCCGACATCCCGTTCATCGCCAACGACTTGTCATTTTCCAATCAGCGCCGCATGCTGATCATCACCGGCCCCAACATGGGCGGTAAATCGACCTATATGCGGCAATCGGCTCTGATTGTATTGATGATGCATATCGGTTGTTACGTACCGGCCAAATCGGCCAGTTGCGGCCCGATCGACAAGATCTTTACCCGTATCGGCGCCTCGGACGACCTCGCCGGCGGCCGTTCCACCTTCATGGTGGAGATGTCGGAAACCGCCAATATCCTGCACAACGCCACCGCCAATAGCCTGATCCTGATGGACGAGATCGGCCGCGGCACCAGCACCTTCGACGGCCTGTCGTTGGCCTGGGCCTGCGCCGACTATCTGGCCAAGCAGACCAAGGCCTTCACGCTGTTCGCGACCCATTATTTCGAACTGACCACCCTGGCCGACGAACAAAAAAACATCCACAACATTCATCTCGATGCGATGGAGCACGGCGACAAGATCATTTTTCTGCATGCAGTCAAGGACGGTCCGGCCAATCAGAGTTACGGCCTGCAAGTCGCCTCGCTGGCCGGCGTGCCGAAATCGGTCATCGCCAATGCCAAAAGCAAACTGCAGCAATTGGAAGACAACGCTTATTTGCAACAGCAAGCGGAAACCGGCAACAATCAACTGGACCTGTTTTCCTCCAAGGAGTGCCACCCCCTGGTCTGCCTGGTCGAGGAAATCAGCCCCGACAACCTAAGCCCACGCCAGGCGCTGGATTTGTTGTACCGGATGAAGGAGATGGTGGAAAAATGA
- a CDS encoding NAD(P)/FAD-dependent oxidoreductase, with product MKVIVIGSGIAGVTFAEHYRKQSSDAKITLLTREGDGYYSRPLLSRGFSEQDIEQIIILKTFDALRQKNICVISNVEVTAVNPREQFVGVKGIDEIERLDYDKLVIATGSAAFIPSPFLPYRKNFFLLNSLQDLIALRRFRQAILEKQGRPSWGIIGGGLIGCEVASDLAVCGDRVTLFHAMDRLMERQLLAEDSETLFTVLQELGIEIKLNQAIHSIEKQAGATLICSNEHYQKFDAAIVSCGFKPRVDLAEKAGLKTGRGILVDQYLQTSHDNIHAVGDVAQLPNGKLYAYIIPIRHQARWLAEYLSGQQAQAWEPPAFSPEAKVHGFEASYPYQF from the coding sequence ATGAAAGTGATTGTCATCGGTTCCGGCATAGCCGGCGTAACCTTCGCCGAGCATTATCGCAAACAGTCCAGCGACGCCAAAATCACCCTGTTGACGCGGGAAGGCGACGGTTACTATTCCAGGCCGCTGCTTTCGAGAGGCTTCAGCGAACAGGACATCGAACAAATCATCATTCTGAAAACCTTCGATGCGTTGCGCCAGAAAAATATTTGCGTGATCAGCAACGTCGAGGTAACCGCGGTCAATCCGCGCGAGCAATTCGTCGGCGTCAAAGGCATCGATGAAATCGAACGGCTGGACTACGATAAGCTGGTCATCGCCACCGGTTCGGCCGCCTTTATTCCTTCCCCATTCCTGCCTTACCGCAAAAATTTCTTTCTGTTGAACAGCCTGCAAGACCTCATCGCGTTGCGGCGTTTCCGTCAAGCCATTCTCGAAAAACAAGGCCGACCTTCCTGGGGCATTATCGGCGGCGGTCTGATCGGCTGCGAAGTGGCGTCGGACCTAGCCGTTTGCGGGGATCGTGTCACGCTATTCCACGCCATGGACAGACTGATGGAACGGCAATTGCTGGCGGAGGATTCGGAAACCCTTTTCACGGTGCTTCAAGAATTGGGCATCGAAATCAAATTGAACCAGGCCATCCACAGCATCGAAAAGCAAGCCGGCGCGACTTTGATCTGCAGCAACGAACATTACCAGAAATTCGATGCGGCCATCGTCTCCTGCGGCTTCAAACCCAGAGTCGACCTGGCCGAAAAAGCCGGCTTGAAAACCGGACGCGGCATTCTGGTCGATCAGTACTTACAGACCAGTCACGATAACATACATGCCGTCGGCGATGTCGCCCAGCTGCCCAACGGCAAACTCTACGCCTACATCATTCCGATCAGGCACCAAGCCAGATGGTTGGCGGAATATCTAAGCGGGCAACAGGCTCAGGCGTGGGAGCCGCCGGCCTTCAGTCCGGAAGCGAAAGTAC
- a CDS encoding PFL_4669 family integrating conjugative element protein codes for MTTENPIPKPADADKLGPLRGQVWLTLQTNQARRLIRGRNGTKEQSPIIGLGLFAERLRLIWQASRNGDPYADWWLIKVHEAIEEREALFLRLQRDLDERLTQMGSIEVAVAESERPYRMPLQFANPYAYQAARLLSTYDTLVCAALTAGHIGVLDRASRDHVIELGARKIRGLFMIPQGYRFLRIERSDIQKDNDKNTQAVQFMGVVPDDVLSGKRRAPMAPIQRHLSSGFSRNLGLHSAPSTPTTAPSSDENDDT; via the coding sequence ATGACCACGGAAAACCCGATCCCCAAACCGGCCGATGCCGACAAACTGGGTCCACTGCGTGGCCAGGTCTGGCTGACGCTGCAGACGAACCAGGCGCGTCGGCTCATTCGTGGTCGAAACGGCACGAAAGAACAATCGCCGATCATTGGCCTGGGGCTCTTCGCTGAGCGGCTGCGACTGATCTGGCAGGCGTCGCGCAACGGTGATCCATACGCAGACTGGTGGCTAATCAAAGTACATGAAGCCATTGAGGAGCGGGAGGCGCTATTCCTGCGTCTCCAGCGGGATCTGGATGAGCGGTTGACACAGATGGGTTCGATAGAGGTCGCGGTCGCCGAGTCTGAACGACCCTACCGGATGCCACTACAGTTCGCGAACCCCTATGCTTATCAGGCTGCACGCCTTCTATCGACATACGATACCCTGGTTTGTGCCGCGCTAACCGCCGGCCACATCGGTGTGCTGGACCGTGCATCACGCGACCACGTCATAGAGTTGGGCGCACGCAAGATCCGCGGTCTGTTCATGATTCCCCAAGGTTATCGCTTTCTGCGCATCGAGCGATCCGATATCCAGAAAGACAACGACAAAAATACACAGGCTGTACAGTTCATGGGAGTGGTTCCCGATGATGTATTGAGTGGCAAACGTCGTGCACCGATGGCGCCGATTCAACGTCATTTGTCATCAGGATTCTCCAGGAATCTCGGACTGCATTCCGCACCCTCCACACCGACCACAGCTCCTTCCTCTGACGAAAACGACGACACGTGA
- a CDS encoding LexA family protein has translation MFIFVLNFCYIACMMRIPEKIRLKNLELLIAEAGSAAKLAERVGTNSSYISQVRRQMRTKKGTPRGIGDDLAEKLERGMDKQEGWMDAPHRDEWEQSDIAGTEINAHLGPDIRSLCPVISWVQAGEWMEIAEGYQPQYGQELLPCPVSCSNDSYVLRVRGVSMEPKFHDGDLIFVDPHADAIHGKYVVVMIEDTAEATFKQLIVEEGRQYLKALNPEWPNRIIEVNQHARICGVVVFKGEMV, from the coding sequence ATGTTTATCTTTGTGCTAAATTTCTGCTATATTGCCTGCATGATGCGCATACCAGAAAAAATTCGGTTGAAGAATCTCGAGCTTCTGATTGCCGAAGCCGGCTCTGCTGCGAAACTGGCCGAACGCGTCGGCACCAACAGTTCCTATATCAGCCAGGTCCGGCGTCAGATGCGCACGAAGAAAGGTACTCCGCGGGGCATCGGTGACGATCTGGCGGAAAAGCTGGAACGCGGAATGGACAAGCAGGAGGGCTGGATGGACGCACCACACAGGGATGAATGGGAGCAATCGGACATTGCCGGCACGGAGATCAATGCCCACCTCGGCCCGGACATACGCAGCCTATGTCCAGTGATCTCCTGGGTGCAGGCCGGAGAATGGATGGAAATCGCCGAGGGTTACCAGCCGCAATACGGTCAGGAGTTGCTACCGTGTCCGGTTAGTTGCAGCAACGATTCCTATGTCCTGCGCGTACGTGGCGTCAGCATGGAACCCAAGTTTCATGATGGCGATTTGATCTTCGTGGATCCTCATGCCGACGCGATCCATGGAAAATATGTGGTCGTGATGATTGAAGACACCGCTGAGGCCACCTTCAAACAACTTATCGTCGAGGAAGGCCGTCAGTACCTTAAGGCGCTGAATCCGGAGTGGCCAAACCGGATCATCGAGGTCAACCAGCATGCCCGGATCTGTGGGGTTGTGGTGTTTAAGGGAGAGATGGTTTAA
- a CDS encoding ParB family protein, with protein sequence MAGKPTTPSENLSISQPAEATTSPAPQMIDISRIQPYEHNPRHGRNPEYDRIRDSIRNTGLDQPLVVTQRPDATDFIVHAGGNTRLIILKELFAETGDPRFAAVPCLLKAWCCESDVLLAHLRENDLRGGLTFIDKARAVCEAQKLLAEELGLDVISQRRLETELRHAGYRITQARISQMVYTVHRLLPVIPIALEGGLGRPHVERIRRLERAAHKIWQDRCSESAEDFEEVFTTLCKRYDSPDWDTDVLRSALESEIAAALDVSIHTVRVMLDAEMAGRELVIPEAEVEPDPNEESSELERPTDESFDPDQDDGVSRVSSSDRTSTDELPPELPDQANPGSAPDTGLLDDDVKETSEPDTELPYLTNDTSPNDLKSLRGRAWTLATRLAQRNGMADLVEAVSGKGLGFVLRDVPDPTLADQLDEDSLSQLTMLWWQLAACAEMTFAPLEAMLPLLPDESILRRALETEDADLLFSSIWTLDPGHTGYRLWRPLDDRDWRDLLGLMDTYRRIRRIAAETGVSVWE encoded by the coding sequence ATGGCTGGCAAACCCACAACACCGTCTGAGAATTTGTCGATCTCACAACCGGCAGAAGCAACCACTAGCCCGGCGCCACAGATGATCGACATCTCCCGAATTCAGCCATACGAGCACAATCCGCGTCACGGCCGCAATCCCGAATATGACCGGATTAGAGACTCGATTCGCAATACCGGTCTGGACCAACCTTTGGTGGTCACGCAGCGCCCGGATGCGACTGACTTTATCGTCCATGCCGGTGGTAATACACGGCTGATCATCCTGAAGGAGTTATTCGCTGAGACCGGTGATCCACGTTTTGCCGCAGTACCTTGCCTACTCAAAGCCTGGTGCTGCGAATCTGATGTCCTGCTGGCGCATCTTCGGGAAAACGACCTGCGGGGAGGCCTTACCTTTATCGATAAGGCGCGCGCTGTTTGCGAAGCGCAAAAATTGCTTGCCGAAGAACTCGGTCTCGATGTGATCTCTCAAAGGCGTCTGGAAACAGAACTCCGCCATGCCGGATATCGCATCACCCAGGCGCGTATTTCCCAGATGGTGTACACCGTCCATCGTCTATTGCCCGTCATCCCCATTGCACTCGAAGGCGGGCTCGGCAGGCCGCATGTCGAACGCATTCGCAGATTGGAGCGTGCCGCTCACAAGATTTGGCAGGATCGGTGTTCCGAGTCGGCAGAGGATTTCGAAGAGGTCTTCACGACACTATGCAAACGGTACGATAGCCCCGACTGGGACACAGATGTACTCCGCAGCGCATTGGAATCTGAAATTGCCGCTGCATTGGATGTCAGCATTCATACCGTACGCGTGATGCTCGATGCCGAGATGGCCGGCAGGGAACTGGTGATTCCAGAGGCCGAAGTGGAACCGGATCCGAATGAGGAATCGTCAGAACTTGAGCGCCCTACAGACGAATCGTTCGATCCTGACCAGGATGATGGAGTTTCGCGTGTATCCAGTTCGGATCGAACATCCACTGATGAGTTACCACCGGAACTACCGGATCAGGCGAATCCCGGTAGTGCGCCGGATACTGGTCTTCTGGATGACGATGTCAAAGAGACTTCTGAGCCTGACACCGAGCTACCGTATCTAACCAACGATACCAGTCCGAACGATCTGAAGTCTTTGCGTGGCCGAGCCTGGACGCTTGCGACACGACTGGCCCAGCGTAACGGTATGGCGGACCTCGTTGAAGCGGTGTCCGGCAAAGGCTTGGGATTCGTACTACGCGATGTTCCAGATCCAACCCTGGCGGATCAGCTCGACGAGGATAGTTTGAGTCAGCTCACCATGCTGTGGTGGCAGTTGGCGGCTTGTGCGGAGATGACCTTTGCACCGCTCGAGGCCATGCTGCCGCTCCTGCCAGACGAGTCCATCCTTCGCCGTGCACTCGAGACCGAAGATGCCGATCTGTTATTCAGCAGTATCTGGACACTGGATCCAGGTCACACCGGATATCGGCTCTGGCGGCCGCTCGATGATCGGGATTGGCGTGATTTGCTGGGCTTGATGGATACCTATCGACGCATCCGCCGTATCGCCGCGGAGACCGGTGTATCGGTCTGGGAGTAG
- a CDS encoding DUF2857 domain-containing protein, producing MESTKESDLVTAVLMYAIRCLAEGDHVALQNMKFGPREIEALREMNVSDLYRVESLRAHCLDIALNRQVYWPMIDHLQVQRESEETLQSLIAADAPHEMLLILFGLNARDYGRLRRTLSVSPSVGRPPEADEESSHRLWQAWSSRVDGETTGLLAPKDYLELHRETGVPMRAIWNLTQRWAQYGNLTGQNDDGAAQVGDDG from the coding sequence ATGGAAAGCACGAAGGAATCCGATCTGGTCACCGCTGTACTGATGTATGCCATTCGCTGCCTGGCAGAAGGGGACCACGTGGCCCTGCAAAACATGAAATTCGGTCCACGGGAGATCGAGGCTCTGCGGGAGATGAACGTCTCGGACCTGTACCGTGTTGAATCGCTTCGTGCCCACTGTCTGGATATCGCCCTGAATCGGCAGGTCTACTGGCCGATGATTGATCACCTGCAGGTGCAGCGCGAATCGGAAGAAACCCTGCAGTCGCTGATCGCAGCCGATGCGCCGCATGAGATGCTGTTGATCCTGTTCGGATTGAATGCCCGTGATTACGGTCGGCTAAGGCGTACTCTGTCTGTGAGCCCTTCGGTCGGGCGTCCCCCCGAAGCCGATGAGGAAAGCTCCCACCGACTCTGGCAGGCCTGGTCGAGCCGGGTCGATGGGGAGACAACTGGATTACTCGCGCCCAAGGATTACCTGGAACTCCACCGGGAGACCGGGGTGCCGATGCGCGCCATCTGGAACCTGACCCAGCGATGGGCCCAGTACGGAAACCTGACCGGCCAGAATGACGATGGTGCCGCTCAGGTAGGTGATGATGGATGA
- a CDS encoding helix-turn-helix transcriptional regulator, with translation MPEAHPIRIERKPAVLNRTGMSHATLYRRISEGLFPPGVSLGNRSVGWLAHEVDTMLNAFASGKTTEELQAVVKLLVEKRQTLAN, from the coding sequence ATGCCTGAGGCTCACCCAATCCGAATCGAAAGAAAGCCAGCGGTGTTAAATCGAACCGGGATGAGTCACGCGACCCTATATCGTCGAATCAGTGAAGGCTTGTTCCCTCCCGGGGTTTCCCTTGGTAATCGTTCTGTCGGATGGCTGGCCCATGAAGTGGACACGATGTTAAATGCATTTGCCTCGGGAAAAACGACAGAGGAACTTCAAGCCGTAGTAAAACTTCTCGTAGAAAAGAGGCAGACTCTGGCCAATTGA